TTTGTATAATATAAAGACCAATTATAAAAACCAACACGAAATTATGAAAACGATAAGTTGTATGAATATCGATGAGAATTTGCTGTATTCATGGGGTGCAGAAGATAAAACTTACAAGCCCAAAGAAATGATTTTTGAAGAAGGCGATCATACCCTTTATTATTTTCAGATTGCTAAAGGAAGAGTAAAACTCAATAACTATAATGAAGATGGAAAAGAGTTTATTCATAATATTCTGGGGAAGAATCAAAGCTTTGGTGATCCGCTGCTTTTTCTGGATCATCCTTATCCTATGAATGCAGTATGTATTGAATCCTCAGATATTATAAAACTTCCCAAAAGTAATTTCATGGAAATGCTTAGAGAAAAT
This genomic window from Chryseobacterium sp. MEBOG06 contains:
- a CDS encoding Crp/Fnr family transcriptional regulator, which encodes MKTISCMNIDENLLYSWGAEDKTYKPKEMIFEEGDHTLYYFQIAKGRVKLNNYNEDGKEFIHNILGKNQSFGDPLLFLDHPYPMNAVCIESSDIIKLPKSNFMEMLRENPELSLEMNACFSQQVYYKLIMMQSLASQNPVQRLKGILNYLKSFHDEGCGSFQVSFTRQELANLVGLRVETVIRTLKKMEKEGSIRLENRKIFY